The stretch of DNA AGGGGAAAAAACCTCATTAGATACATTGGAGAAAAAAGTCGAAGAGTCTCACAAGAAATTTAAAAAAGACATAGATACGAATATTAAAAAGAAGGCAAAATCTACAGATGATCCATATGAAATTAAGTATGAATATAAAACGGCTTTAAATGGAGTAGCCATTACACTTGCTGCAAATGAAATTGAAACCCTTCTTGAATCTGATGTGGTTAAAGCAGTATACAATGAGCATGAAGTACAATTATCCCCCCCTCCAAAAACCAATGAAGAAGAAGGTTCAACAACAAAAGTGGAGAGTATTCCTTTCTTGAATATTGACAAGTTGCATGAAGAAGGAATTACCGGTGCTGGGTTTGCACCTTCTCAATTAAAGTATGGTGAGTGGTTAAAGATTGAAAACACAGGAGACATGGATGCATTCCTGAAAGCTACGTATAATCAGTCTCTAAGTGCAGATGTTCCATTAAATGCTTATAAAGTGGGGTATATTGCATATAAATTCTCTGAAGGAGAAGAAATGACAGAAGATATATTAGAAGAATCAAGAATCTATCTAGATAAGTTGTTCAATGGTACGACAAATGAAGTCACTTCTCATAAGATTGCTTCAGGGGTTGAAATGATCGTTGGGTTTGTAGAGGACGAAGAGGCTCAAGCAGCTGCAAAAAGCAGTAACAAAAAAGCGAAGATGGTATTAGGTGACGGTTCAAAAGAAGGCGAAAAACATGAATTCTGGCAATTAAACGATGACCAATACATCGATCTTTCTTTCGCGATTAAGCTTGACGAAAAAGCTGGAAACGAATATCAGGGGGTAACGTATAGTTCAAACTTAAATGTAATAGCAAAACAAACCGATGATGGGGCAAAATACTAGTTACCACTATATAAATTTGTAATAATCAAGCTCGTTTTAGCGGGATGGAAAAGAAATAGATTGCTGGTTTCTTTTCCATCCCGCATGGTTTTTTCTAAACTGAAGTGAGATTGAAACAGAGGTATTCTTAAAACAAAGCAAAATCTGATACAATGCTAAATGTACAGAGTAATATCATGTATAATGATTGGTAAGGAAATCCTGGTAAGTTATCTTTTACTTGCAAAATATAGGAGATAAAATGTTTATGAAGAAATGTTTCTATAGGACTTTTATTTTTGTTTTCCTCATCATTATAAGTGGATGTCAGATAAATAAAGAGGGATACAACGAACAAAAAGAGGAACAGGTGGTGGAAGAAACGATGAAATCCTACAGTAAAATAGATCCATCCATTGACCTATCAAGTAACGAGACAATCTCCGTCATTGTACAGTTTACTACCAAACCTGCTAAAGTAGCGGTTTTAGAAGCAGAGGCAAAGGGTATTGATTTAACCCTGGAAGAAGCTAAACAACAAGTAGAAGAAAGTTATCAAACCTTTCAAAAGGAAATTCATACTTTTTTAGATGAAAATCAAGTTTCCTATCGTATTAAACATCGATACAAGCACGCATTAAACGGTGTATCAATGGAACTTCCCGCAAACGAAATCAAACGTCTGATAGAATCTTCCGTTATTCAAAAGGTTTTTCCAAACGAAGAGATTCAATTGGATCCTCCTATCCAGCCATCTGATCAAATGTAAGTGCTATTTTTTCCTTCTGACTGAAGGTTATTATAGCTTTACATTTTAATGAAGACATAGTATGATTGAAAACACAAAATTAGATTTCAATGAAATTGACTATATATTAATAAGAGGTGCTTTTTGGTGAGTGCGGTAGGTATTTAAATAGGTAAAATTAATGGAATAAACATGGGAGCAGAAGGGAATTATTTTCATAATGTCCTTATAGTTTGCTATGTCTTTATTCCGAATCCTATGAAGATACCTACAGTACTACTTTATAAAGCGTGTAAATGGTAAGGAATAGGCTATGTTAGTATAGTTTATTTTATACACATGCCTTGTAAACGTAATGAAAACTGCGGTATCCCCGCAGTTTTTTTGTGTTTATTTGATTCAATTTCATAATTAATATATTTGGTGTAAAATTCGTATGTTGCGTTGTTTGATTTCCATTGTAGACGGCGCTTCCGCAGGCACGACTTTAGCTAACTTGAAAAGAAGAACACTTTTCAAGTGGATCTTCAGCTCGTGCGGTTCCTGCAGGAGTCGTCGTCTTCCATCAATCAAAGCCAAGTTATTGTTAGACTGAATTTAGCAATTATGAAAATGACTCAAATTTGAAATTTATAACATTCTATAGTTGAGTTATCATTGAAATCTAATGCGTAGGTATCTTCATTCTCGAACTAAAATATAAGAATGAGGAGATTACAAAATGAATAATGCAACTTTCGATAAGTTACAATACAATGAATTAAAACAAATAATTAATTCTTACTGTGTTAGTGGATTAGGTAAACAATTGCTAGATAAATTAGAACCAAGTTCAAATATAAACGTAGTTAAGAATCGTTTGAATGAAACAACAGAAGCGCGAAAAATCATAGATGCTAAGGGGCATATCCCATTTTTAGGAGTATCTAACATTGATAGCATCATTCAAAATATTGAAAAGGATATAATTCTTGATCCGAGTGATCTGATAAGTGTGTCAGACTTTTTAAGAGGTTGTAGAAAAATTAAATCGTTTATGATGGAAAAAGAATTTTTTGCTCCAGTACTAGCATCTTATGCTAATTCAATGACTGAATTTCAGCATGTCGAGGAAGAAATTGATTTCTCGATCAAAGGCAATAGTGTTAACTCAGCTGCAAGTAGAGAATTAAAGAGAATTCGAAACAAAATTGATATAGCAGAAGAAAGAATAAAAGATCGCTTAAATAAATTTTTAAATAATGA from Oceanobacillus iheyensis HTE831 encodes:
- a CDS encoding protease inhibitor I9 family protein — protein: MKKCFYRTFIFVFLIIISGCQINKEGYNEQKEEQVVEETMKSYSKIDPSIDLSSNETISVIVQFTTKPAKVAVLEAEAKGIDLTLEEAKQQVEESYQTFQKEIHTFLDENQVSYRIKHRYKHALNGVSMELPANEIKRLIESSVIQKVFPNEEIQLDPPIQPSDQM
- a CDS encoding protease inhibitor I9 family protein, translating into MNRGKFSKVALCIVLLFGAVAPIGTQSIGHAQPQSSAGDILSNLSQEQREALDNLEANRSLRGLQLSRDIDLKSDEEVTVIVEFDQLPAKAEQFQKSLEGEKTSLDTLEKKVEESHKKFKKDIDTNIKKKAKSTDDPYEIKYEYKTALNGVAITLAANEIETLLESDVVKAVYNEHEVQLSPPPKTNEEEGSTTKVESIPFLNIDKLHEEGITGAGFAPSQLKYGEWLKIENTGDMDAFLKATYNQSLSADVPLNAYKVGYIAYKFSEGEEMTEDILEESRIYLDKLFNGTTNEVTSHKIASGVEMIVGFVEDEEAQAAAKSSNKKAKMVLGDGSKEGEKHEFWQLNDDQYIDLSFAIKLDEKAGNEYQGVTYSSNLNVIAKQTDDGAKY